TATCCTCATGTGTGTCACTATGGTGGCCTTACGCGTGAAGGTTTTGCCGCAAATTGAGCACGTGAAGGCTCTTTCGCCGGTATGCGTTTTCATGTGCGTCATCATATTCACCTTTAGAGTGAATCTTCTTCCACAAACGGAGCAACTAAAAGTTTTCTctttgtgtgtgcacatgtgatCGTTCAAGTTACTCCTGTAGGAATAACTTTTCCCGCAAACCCAGCACGTGAAAGGTCTTTCTTTATGTTTGCCGTCATTTTCACAGTCTGCCTTGCTCTTTGAGGGTTGTTTCTTGTCGTCGACGTGCGGCAGCGGCGCTAAGAGTTTGTCCGGTGATGAAACACGTTGATGACGCGGCAACGTCTCGGGTGGTTTATCTTCATCTTCGCTCTTCACAACGATGACAGTCAGGGCCGCCTCTTTCTTCACTTCCTTCTTTTTAACATGGAGGGGCTGTGGAGCCTCTTCTTACTCTTGTATAAGATGGGGGGGGATTGTGGACCTGCCCGGTCCAAACTGGAGCTTCCTCCCTCAAGTTCCTCTAGACCAGCAATCGGCTGCTGAATAGctgcaaaaatgcaaataacaCCATCGTGTTACAGTTGTTTCGGCTTCTTGTGATATTTTGTGAATGTGGAACTCATCTTTAATTTTccttgacagtttttttttcttgttgattGAAGCATGCATTGTTTTGCATATCAGAAGTGTATGTATATATTCATTACACTGTGTAGGAtaacatttttgtcatttagAAAATTTGCTACACAAAGTATTGTTTTAAGGGAGCTGGAACGGAATAATGGCATCTCAATGTGACAATGAAGGCCAACAGCTTGTTCTCGAGACGAGGCAAACTT
This portion of the Syngnathus scovelli strain Florida chromosome 3, RoL_Ssco_1.2, whole genome shotgun sequence genome encodes:
- the LOC137840144 gene encoding gastrula zinc finger protein XlCGF8.2DB-like; translated protein: MIDRVQTTIKEEPIGKEAPQPLHVKKKEVKKEAALTVIVVKSEDEDKPPETLPRHQRVSSPDKLLAPLPHVDDKKQPSKSKADCENDGKHKERPFTCWVCGKSYSYRSNLNDHMCTHKEKTFSCSVCGRRFTLKVNMMTHMKTHTGERAFTCSICGKTFTRKATIVTHMRIHTGEKPFSCSVCERSFSQKSNLNVHMQLHTGEKPFSCSVCERSFSQKSNLNVHMKSHMGEKPFSCSICGKGFLLKVTLIAHTATHTGEKLFSCSLCGTSFAFKTNLNAHVRRHKQVSHK